Within Streptomyces sp. NBC_00704, the genomic segment CGGCGACATGGACGTTGCCGCGGGCGGGCACCGCGCCGTCGGCGGATCCGGGATGGGTGAGACCGGGCAGATCGACGGCGTCGATGCGAATACGCATACCCACCATCATCCCGCCCCCCGTGGCCGCCCCCCGTGGCCGCCCCCCTCGCCGCCCCTCGTCGCCCGGTCCGTCGCGCCGTCTCCGGGACGGTGATCGTGGATGCCGTACTGAGCATGCGCGCTCAGGAGGGTTGAGTACACGACCGGATCACCGGGCACGGGCCGGCGCGCTGGGATGAGGGCATGAACACCGCCCCGCAGTCCGGCGCAGCCCGCGCCGTCACCGGATGGTCCGTCGCCGGGCTCGTCCTCCTCGTGCCGAGCGTCGTCATGGCGTGGCTCGCCGTGGTCTCCACCCCTCGCGGCGGCAACTGCCTGATGTACGGCGAAGAGTGTTCGACGGTCCCGCACGAGGCCCTCGAGGGCTGCTTCTGGTTCGCTCTCGCGGTGGGTCTGCTGGCACTGGTGTGGCCCCGGACCCGGTGGACGGGGGCCAGGACCGGGACCGTACTGGTGCAGTGGGGTGCTCAACTCACCCTGATCGCACTGATCCTGAGTGGCGCGTGACATGAGACGGCGACCGACGTCGGCAGGAACAGACACCCGGGGCTGCCGCTCGTCAGGCGGACGGAGGCGGTGAACGCCCCACGAACCGCCCTGACGGTCCATCATGATGGTCGACATGACGCTGCATCAGCGAAATCGGCGGGCACACCGGCCGGGTTCTCCAGGTCGTCCCGTCCCGCTCACCTTCAGCGCGCGGGCCATGGCCGCCTCGGGTCCGGCGGCCGAGGTCATGGTGTGACCGAGTCCGAAGGAGGGGAGGCGGCGCCGGCACGGCGAAGCCTTCGTGACTTCACCGGAGAAGAGGTCTGGGCCGACCTGCTGGAGCGTTCCTTCGAACGGAGGCACCCGGCGGGCACCGTATTGCTGCGGCAGGGCGAGCCCGGAACGCACGTGCTCGCCGTCGTCACGGGCGTGGCCAAGGTCATCCGCCGGGAGCGGAGCGGTGATCTGTCGCTGCTCGCCTTCCGCGGCCCGGGTGAGCTGCTCGGGGAGGTGGCGGTGCTGGACGACGGCGTCCGCTCGGCGAACGTCGAGTCCATCTCGCCGTGTGTCGTGGGTGTTTTGGGCAAGGCGGACTTCCTGTCATTCGTCGGTGACCGCGGTCTGTTCCCCACGCTCGTGAGGTATGCCCTCACGCGGCTGAGGGAGTCGGACGAGGCTCGAGGCGGCGGCGACATCCGCGTCCGGTTGGCCGCCGCACTGGTGTACCTGATCGACATCTCGGCGCAGCCCTCCATCCCGCTCGGCGCGGGGGGCGCTGTGGAGCTCGCGCTCACCCGGCACGAGCTGGCACAGCACCTGGGGGTCTCCCGGAACACGGTCACCACCGCACTGCGCGCCCTGGCGTCATGCGGTGTGCGCGCGGACCGCAGGCGGATCGTCGTCGACGACCTGCTGGCTCTGCGACTCACCGCCGACGGGGAGACGTAGGGCGAACGCACCGGCGTGTGTGGCGTGCGTCACGCCGCTTCTGCACGCCGCGAGCACACGGTCACCCCCCTTCCCGGCAGGCTCGAGCTGTCCACGACGAACGACGTCCCATGCGAGGAGATCCCGTGCCACGTACCGACCAGCCCTATGCCCGCAGCCGTTCGCTTCCCCCCTACCGCGGCATCCTGGCCGTCGACGCCAAGGACTTCACCGGGTACCCGGCCGTTCAGCACGGGTCGATCAGCAGGATGATTCCGGAGCTTCTGAACGCGTCGTTGGAACGTGCCGGGCTCGCGGAGGTGTGGAAGGACCGGAGGTTCCCGGACTCCACGGGCGACGGTTACGTGTTCGGTTTCGATCCCGCGGTCATGCCGTTCGTCGTCCACCCCTGGCTGGCCGCCCTCCAGGACGTGCTGACGGACTTCAACATGAACTCGGCCGGTGTGGTGCGTATCCGCTTGCGGGCCAGCCTCAACATCGGACCGTTGCCCGACACGGGCGACGAGTTCGACGGCAACGGCACACCGCGCAACGACACCCACCGTCTGCTGGACTCACGTCCCGTGAAAGCCGTGCTGGCGGCTTCCAGCGCCCATGTGACGCAGGTCGCGGCCATTCTCTCGGACCGGTGTTACCAGGACGTGGTGGCGAGCGGGTACACGGGACGTCATCCGGACCACTTCATCGAGGTGCCGGCGACGGTCGAGGGCAAACCGTTCGCCCAGCGGGCCTGGCTCTACGTGCCCACGCCGTCCGGCAACCTGTACGACCGCCGTGTCCTCGGCGACCAGGTCATCGACGACCAGGAGAAGCCCCGGACCGCCGGCGAGGACGGCCGGCGCGACGCCGGCCGCAAGGCGACATCCGCGCCGAGGTCGGTGGTGCGGGCCGACCGCAGCAACGTCAACAGCGGGACGGTGCACGGCGGTCAGCACATCAGCAACGTCGACGGGGGTGGCGACCACATCGGCGGTGACTACGTCCGCGGCAACAAGACGGGCACGATCCACGGAAACCAGGGCGACACCGTCCACGGTGACAAGCACGAGGATCACCGATGAGCGCGGCCGGCGATGAGCCGGCCCCGTCGGGCCTGGACGTGAGCTCCCTCGCCGCCTCGGACGCCGGGCCGCCCGAGGTCGGCTCGAAAGCCGGGAACGCCGACCGCTCCGAAGACGTCACGCGGGAGTCCACGGACGACGAGGAGTTCAGTGACGGGACGTTCGACGAAGGCTTCGACGACGAACCGCTGGGGGCCCCGGGCGCCGACGGGCTGACGCACACGTACTACATCTACGCGTCGCACAGCAACATCAACACCGCCTCCGTCCGCGGGGGGCAGCGCGTGGACAACGGTGCGGGCTCTCCAGGACCAGGTGGCGGCGGCCCGCGCTTCGTGGCTCACGAGGGGCCGGTCTCCGCGCCGGAGATCCTGGACGCGGTGACCGGCTTCGCCGAACCGGAGTGGTTCCCGGCAGCTTTGGCGGAACTCGACGGGCGGGTGCTGTTCCTGTCCGGTGAGCAGGGCTCGGGCCGCCGGACGGCCGCACTGAACCTGCTCTACCGCCACACGGGACGCAGCATGCACTTGCGGGCGGTCGACAACGACGAGGACCTCGCGGCCTGGCGCCCCACCGACACCGATACCCGCGGATACCTGGTGGACGGCCTGTTACCGGCCCGTCCGCTGAAGCCCGGGACGGTGGGCAACCTGAGGCGTCTGCTGAACGACGCCGACGCCCGCATGGTGATCGTGCTCCCCGACGACCCGGTCGTCGTACGGAGCCTTTCCCGCGATCTCCACGTCACCCCTGTGCGCTGTGCGCCGCCGCCACCGCGCGCGGTGTTCGAGGCACGCCTGGCGGCCGAGGTGCCGAACCCGGCGGAACGGGACCGGTTGCTCTCCTGCCTGGAACCCGGCCTGCTGGACGAACTGCTCACCGGCCGGCTCGTGCCCGCCCAGGTCCGCGAACTGGTCGACGCGGTCATCGGAGCCGTCGACGGGGAGATGACGTCGGGCGACATCCGCGACCGTCTGAGCTACCTCGCCGACGAAGAGATCCCCGGCCTTCTGGACAGCCTCCGCGACGACCCCGACGGCCTCGCCTTCCTCCTGGCGACCTGCGTGTTCGAGGGACTCGACCACCGCATCGTGCGCGAACAGGCAGAGCGCCTCATGGACATGGCCGACGGCCAACTGGACTCCGTCCTGCGGAAGAGCGACGGCGATCCGTCCGGCGCCCGCGTCGGCGGGGAGGCCGGCGGACCGGGCCGGCACGAGCCGGGCCGGTCCGCGAACCACTCGCCGGGCGCGCAACCGAACCCGCGCTTCGTCTTCCGGCGCTCGCTGGAGGACCTGCTGCGCACGGTGCGTGCCGAGTACGGGACCAGGGAGTACCACTCGGCGCACGGCTACACCTACGTGGTGGAACCGGTGAGGTTCACCCGGCACCGGCAGGGGGAGGCGGTGCTGAAGCACGTATGGCGGGAGTACGGCCGCCTCTCCGTTCTTCTGACGAAGTGGATGGGCGAGGTCAACGGGGCGAACGACGTGACTGAGCCGGTCGGCCGGGTCATGGGCATGGCCGCCAGGTGGGGCGGTGGGCGCAGGGCACTGCTGCACATCCGAGAACTGGCGGGGTCGGACCGAGCCACCGGCAGGGCCGTCGCCGCCTACGCGCTCGGGATGGCGGCCGAGGATCCCGTCCTCGCAGGTGAGGTCAAGTACCGCCTTGTCCAGTGGAGTGTCCACACGAGTTGGCAGGTCCGCTGGACGGTGGCCCGCTCGTGCGGGACCGGATTCGGCGTCGCCCGGCCGGACCAGGCCATGCGGCTGCTGCGCAACGTCTTCCGCGGCGAGGGGAGTCAACAGGAGCAGGCGGTCGCGAAGGTGGTCCGCGGCTCCGTGTCCAACCTGTTCTCCGCGGGCAATCAACCGACGGTCTTCCGGCACCTCATCGAATGGACCGGGACCGGAGGCACCGGTGTCGCCCGCCTGGCGCTGGAAGTCTTCCCCAGCCTGCTGGCCCTGGGCACCTGGTGCCAGGATCAGCTGGGCGGCGAGGGGGAGTTCGCGGGTCCCATCGTCGACCTGACCCGCCGTCTCCTCGATGACGACGTGCTGTCCGACCCGATGTGCCGAGCCGTTCTCGTGCGGTGTCGCGCGGCCGCCTGGGACGACCGGCAGAAGGCAGCCGTCGAGACCCTTCTGAAGACCCTCGCTCAGGACATGCGCCATGGCGTCCTGCGCCTCTTCGTCATGATCGACCGGGCCGGAGATCCCGGCATCGTCGGTCAGCGCATCGCTCGGCAGGCTCTGAACGCATGGCGCAATGGCGCACCGCCGCCGTTCCCGGGGCCGGCCACCCGCCCCACGCGACCGCACGGGAGGACACCGTGACAACCGAAAGAAGCCATCCCGTCTGCACCCGGGCCGCCCACGCCCCCTGGCGGGAGATCCTTCGGCAACGCTGGTCCGGACGCCGGGACCGGACGCTGGTCCTCGTGGCCGCGGACGGCGCCCACCACGTGCTCGGTTCCGGCGAGCGGGGCGGGACGGCCGTGCACGACGACCCGCCACCGAGTCTCTTCGCCCGGTACGACGGCGCCTTCCACGTCGACCTGGCGGAGCGTTCGGCGACCCAGCCCGTCGCGCTGGCGACTCCGTACGGGACGGAGCCGGTGGACCTGCGCCTGCTGTGGTGGGTGCACGACCCGGCACAGGTCGTACGGACCCGGCCCACGGACGGCTGGGACACCGTGCGCAGGGACCTCAACCGGCGCCTGCGCCGACTGGAGGACGACTGCGAGGCCGACGGCCAGGGACTCAGCGCTTCGGTGATGATGCAGCATCTGGCTGCGTCGTTCCCGCTCGACGACGTCGGCCTCACCTACCGGGTCACGGACGTCCAGGCCCGGGACGAGGAGGGAGAGGTGCGCCTGGGGCGGGCGGGTGCGGCCGAGGCGCCCTTCGCGTGGACCGCCGATCGACGGGAGGAGTACCGGTTCTGCCTGGAGGCCGTCCGCAACGGTCCTGTCTCCCTGGCGGCGCTGTGGCTTCTCAGGCACCCGGATCAGGTCAGCCAGGTACTGGACTGGTCCGTGCACAACCAGAGCCTGATCCGGCAGGAGACCACATGGCAGGACGAGATGGCGGTGCTGCTGGGCAAGCTCTCAGACGAGGAGCGCCAGGAGCTGTCCGAGCTGTTGCGTGACCGTCTCCACGCTCTCGGACGCCGTGTGCCCAAGCAGCAGGATGCGTGGACCCACGGAGGCGGGCCGGACGGAGCGGCGAACGGGAGGGCGCTGTGACGGCCGCGCCCGCACCTCCGCGGACGCGGCGTCACCGTCACCGGCACCCGAACCCCGCTCTCCGCCGTCGCCGGCACCCGGCTGCCGGCATCCCGTACGCGGGACGTCCGGAGACGCTGGCGGCGATGGAGCGACTGATGGCGGCGAACCGGGCGGAGATCGGACGGGCCGACACGAAGGCGGCCGTCCTGCTCGGGGTGACGGGAGCGGTACTCGGCGCGTTCATCGGCGCCTCCCCGAGCCCCGCGATTCTGAGGTGGAGCGCGGTCGTGACCTCGCTCCTGGCCGTCCTCTGTTTCGTGGGCGCCATCATGCCGCGCCACCGTGTCGACACCCGGCAGGACGTCCCGGGCCCCGGCTACTTCGGACACATCACGGCGGACATGGGAAGCCGGCGGCTGAGGCACGCCTTCGCGTGCGCCTCGCGTGATCCCGCCGGGCCCTTGCTGGCCTCCCTGCTGGTCACCAGCGACATCATCCGCAGGAAGTACCGGTGGGTGGAGCGGGGCACCATTCTGCTCGTCGCGGCGATCCCGCAGTTCGCGGCGGCCCTGTACACGGCGTGACGCCGCCGCGGCCGAGGTCCGCTGCCGGACCGGACGCGGCCCGGCAGGCCGCCGTCGGAGCGCGCCGATGAGTTTCGCCGCCCGCCCCGGTCTACAGGGCGTACGTCACCGATACGTCGACTGGAGACCCGCCATGACGAACCCCGCGCACCCCGGCCGCATGCTGTTCCTGAACCTTCCCGTCGCGGACCTCGGCCGCAGCAAGGCGTTCTTCGCGGACCTCGGGTTCGGCTTCAACCCGAAGTTCGCCGACGAGTCCTCCGCCTGCATGCTGGTCGGCGAGCACGCCTTCGTGATGCTGCTCAGCCGCGAGAAGTTCGCGGAGTTCGCCAAGCTGCCGCTGGCCGATCCCACCACGCACACGCTGGCGCTGTACTGCTTCAGCGTGGCGTCCCGTGAGGAGGTCGACCAGGTCGCCGCCGCCGCGCTCGCGGCCGGGGGCGCCGAGGTGGACGGCGCGGAAGACCACGGATTCATGTACTCGCGCAGCTTCTACGACCTCGACGGCCACGGCTGGCAGGTCATGTGGATGGACCCGGCGGCGGCCGAGCAGGGCCCCGAGACGTTCGCGGCCTCCGCGCAGGACGCCGGCGCCCCGGCCTGAGCGCGGCGCGGCGGCCGTTCCTGTGCGGCCCCGTCTCCGTGCGGCGCCCGTTCCCGTGCGGCCCCGTCTCCGCGCGGCGCCCGTCCCCGGTCGGCTCCCGCCCGCTCGGTCCGCGTGCTGTCGGTTCGCGCGCTGTCGGTTCGCCCGTTGCGCGCTCGTCGTTCCGGCCGCCGGCGTCAGAGTTCCTTGCGGGGCCAGTCCAGCAGGCGGGCGCCGATGACGGCGGTCTGGAGCGTGTAGCGCTGGGCGGGGTCGGCCGGGTTGGCGCCGGTGAGTTTGTGGATGCGTTCCAGGCGGTAGGTCAGGGCGCGCACGCTCAGGGAGAGGCGCCGGGCGGACTCGGCGGCGACGCAGCCGGAGTCGAAGTAGACGGTGAGCGTGTCGAGGAGGGGCCGGGCGCCGCCGCGGGCCGTGGTGAGGGGGCCCAGGGCGCCGAGCACGAGGTCGGCCATGGCCTGGCGGTCGCGGGTGAGGACGGGGTAGACCAGCAGGTCGGCGGCGTGCAGGACGGGGTCGTCGAGTTCCAGGCGCTCAGCCAGTTCGAGGGTGTTGAGCGCCTCCTCGTACGACTGGACGACTCCGCCGGGGCCGGGCTGCGGCCGGCCGATCGCGACGCGTCCGCCGTCGGTCGCCGCGTGCGCCTGCTTCGCGAAGTGGGTGAGCACCTCCCCCTGGTCGCCGGGCGCGATGCACAGCAACCGCCCGTCCTTGGTGGTGAGCAGGGCGTTGCGTTCGCCGAAGCGGGCGAATACCGACCGCTCGACCTGCCGGGCCACCGGGTCGCCCTCGTCGTAGGCGGTCGGCCCCTGCGCGACGGCCACGGCGTGGGCGTGGGACAGCCGCAGCCCGAAGCGTTCGGCGCGCTCGGCGAGGCGGCCCAGGTCGCTGCGGCCGTGGAGGAGGTCGTCGATGAACTCCCGCCGGGCGGCCTCCTCCTGAC encodes:
- a CDS encoding Crp/Fnr family transcriptional regulator; the encoded protein is MTESEGGEAAPARRSLRDFTGEEVWADLLERSFERRHPAGTVLLRQGEPGTHVLAVVTGVAKVIRRERSGDLSLLAFRGPGELLGEVAVLDDGVRSANVESISPCVVGVLGKADFLSFVGDRGLFPTLVRYALTRLRESDEARGGGDIRVRLAAALVYLIDISAQPSIPLGAGGAVELALTRHELAQHLGVSRNTVTTALRALASCGVRADRRRIVVDDLLALRLTADGET
- a CDS encoding Pycsar system effector family protein, coding for MERLMAANRAEIGRADTKAAVLLGVTGAVLGAFIGASPSPAILRWSAVVTSLLAVLCFVGAIMPRHRVDTRQDVPGPGYFGHITADMGSRRLRHAFACASRDPAGPLLASLLVTSDIIRRKYRWVERGTILLVAAIPQFAAALYTA
- a CDS encoding VOC family protein, giving the protein MTNPAHPGRMLFLNLPVADLGRSKAFFADLGFGFNPKFADESSACMLVGEHAFVMLLSREKFAEFAKLPLADPTTHTLALYCFSVASREEVDQVAAAALAAGGAEVDGAEDHGFMYSRSFYDLDGHGWQVMWMDPAAAEQGPETFAASAQDAGAPA
- a CDS encoding PucR family transcriptional regulator, encoding MTEHEIPDQYLDGYARILADAARTGRRLTRDEIESRRALGERAAGAGLGLRALVGAHLSAARASWPSVAGSADSTLAAVQQAIDAFAEGYERAQLLAVRQEEAARREFIDDLLHGRSDLGRLAERAERFGLRLSHAHAVAVAQGPTAYDEGDPVARQVERSVFARFGERNALLTTKDGRLLCIAPGDQGEVLTHFAKQAHAATDGGRVAIGRPQPGPGGVVQSYEEALNTLELAERLELDDPVLHAADLLVYPVLTRDRQAMADLVLGALGPLTTARGGARPLLDTLTVYFDSGCVAAESARRLSLSVRALTYRLERIHKLTGANPADPAQRYTLQTAVIGARLLDWPRKEL